A genomic window from Anolis carolinensis isolate JA03-04 unplaced genomic scaffold, rAnoCar3.1.pri scaffold_13, whole genome shotgun sequence includes:
- the LOC100563106 gene encoding parvalbumin, thymic CPV3: protein MSLNDLISPSDLAAALRDCQAPDSFNHKKFFQLTGMAKKSSSQVKDIFRFLDNDQSGFIEEDELKFFLQRFDSGARVLTPTEAKSLMAAADHDGDGKIGADEFVEMVHS from the exons ATGAGCCTCAACGACCTCATCAGCCCTTCCGACCTTGCTGCTGCACTCAGAGACTGCCAAG CTCCAGATAGTTTCAACCACAAAAAATTCTTTCAGCTCACCGGCATGGCCAAAAAGAGCAGCAGCCAAGTGAAGGATATCTTCCGGTTCCTGGATAATGACCAGAGTGGCTTCATAGAGGAAGATGAACTCAA ATTTTTCCTCCAGAGGTTTGACAGTGGAGCCCGAGTTTTAACACCGACAGAAGCCAAATCGTTGATGGCAGCAGCAGACCATGATGGAGATGGAAAAATAGGGGCAGATG AATTCGTGGAAATGGTACACTCCTAA